A window from Chitinophagales bacterium encodes these proteins:
- a CDS encoding TraB/GumN family protein, which produces MKYFLALLISYTALFSFSQYQSLLWKISGNGLKSESYLLGTMHVADSRAFTKIDSIKQRLNQCHAYAMEIIASENDVDMSLMFSLLMKDGTTLSKLFTKDEYQTLDSLLEASTGYSIALLDKMQPILLSVLLEQSGMTADSAAPLDFYLLEWAEKNDKKLIGIETVQEQLQALQALSYKEQAQMIKDELKKKNNTSFADQLFKLYTEENLDSIVILNQQNPMPAKLEKALLTDRNKIMAERIADIIQQQSTFCAIGALHLPTPTGVIERLRKKGFKVEAIK; this is translated from the coding sequence ATGAAGTATTTTCTCGCTCTTTTAATTTCATACACCGCTCTTTTTTCTTTCAGCCAATACCAAAGTTTACTTTGGAAAATTTCGGGCAATGGGTTAAAAAGCGAATCGTATCTGCTAGGCACTATGCACGTTGCCGATAGCCGTGCTTTCACTAAGATAGATTCTATAAAACAACGTCTTAACCAATGCCATGCCTATGCTATGGAAATTATTGCCAGCGAAAACGATGTGGATATGAGCCTCATGTTCAGTTTGCTAATGAAAGATGGAACCACACTATCAAAACTCTTTACTAAAGATGAATACCAAACCCTCGACTCGCTGCTAGAAGCATCTACAGGATATTCCATAGCGTTGCTCGATAAAATGCAACCCATACTTCTTTCGGTATTGCTAGAGCAAAGCGGCATGACGGCAGACAGTGCTGCACCACTAGACTTTTACTTACTAGAATGGGCAGAAAAAAACGATAAAAAACTTATTGGTATAGAAACCGTGCAAGAGCAACTACAAGCACTTCAAGCACTTTCGTACAAAGAACAAGCACAAATGATAAAAGATGAACTAAAGAAAAAAAACAACACCTCTTTTGCTGACCAACTTTTTAAACTCTACACCGAAGAAAACTTAGACAGCATCGTTATACTCAACCAACAAAATCCCATGCCTGCAAAACTCGAAAAAGCACTGCTCACCGATCGCAACAAAATAATGGCAGAGCGCATTGCCGACATTATTCAACAGCAATCTACCTTTTGCGCCATTGGCGCACTGCACCTGCCCACACCAACCGGAGTAATAGAAAGGCTGCGCAAAAAAGGATTTAAGGTAGAAGCCATTAAATAG